ATTTATCCTACAAAGAAATCGCTGAAACGGTGGTGATTCCGATTGGCACCGTGATGTCTAGGCTATTTCGAGGACGACGTATCTTGCAAGAGCAGCTCTTTGACTATGCGGTGAAAGAGGGCTTTATCCGGCCCGCTCCTGTAGCAACCAACGAAGGCATCAAAACCTATTGTTTGGACGATTATAGAAAGCGCGCCTTGAAAAATACAGTTGCAGCTTAAAAATCCTTTCAGTAGGTAGTGGGGCTGGAGATAGCATCTTGAAAGCCCCACATTTAGAACACTGGCAAGGTTTTGCCATCAGCGATTATCAACACGACCGCGCCCGCAAACTGATGCGCTCCATGGTGCGGACCATTTGCGATTATGATTTAGTCAAAGAAGGCGATCATATTATGGTGGCCGTGTCGGGCGGCAAAGACAGCTACACATTAGCCGACTTTCTATGGCAAGCTAAAAAGAAGGCGCCATTTGAGTTCAATATGACCGTTGTGCATTTAGACCAAATGCAGCCGGGTTATGATGGCGCGCCTTTGCGGGAATGGCTAGAACGCTCTGGCATTCCCTTTGAAATCGTTCAAAAAGATACTTATTCTATTGTGGTTGATAAAACCAAAGAGGGCGGAACTTACTGCTCTTTGTGCTCGCGCTTGCGTCGGGGCATATTATATACGGCAGCTGAGCGATTAGGGTGCAATAAAATAGCGCTCGGTCATCATCGCGATGACGCTTTGGAAACGTTGCTGTTAAATCTATTTTACGCAGGCAAATTGCAGGCCATGCCTGCAAGCTATGTGACCGATGACGGGCGGTTTGAAGTGATTAGGCCCCTGATAGAGTGCGCAGAAAACGACATTGCTTGGCATGCTAAACGGAGCGAGTACCCAATTTTGCCCTGCAATCTTTGTGGCGCGCAGGAAGGTTTAAAGCGCGAAGCCATGAGTGAGCTGCTTAGTCAGCTGGACAAGCAAATCCCGGATGTTCGAAGTGTGATGCTGAGCGCCATTAAGAATGTTCAGCCCTCACATTTGCTCGATAGAACCATTAAGGGGACACCTCGGGTGAAGAAAGGCTTGCCAGTCGTTGAGTAAATTCTTGCTCAGGATTTAAAATTTGTCCTTCATCAGGGTTAAATAGACCAATGCTTGGATTTGAAATGGATAGCTCGTGGACAATCGTTTCTTTTAAACCGGCAACCCGCATCAGGGCCACAATCGAGCGTATGTCTGAAAACCTTCCAAGTGAGCCTTTAAAGGGGTTGGTCTTCTTTGCAAAAGCATAGGCTTCTCTGATGCGCGTCTTGTGGCTGATTAGTATCGGGTTGGCCTTCTCCATGCGCCCTCGCTCCCGGGAGAAAAACCACCTGGTGAAAATCGATTTGTTTAATATCTCGCCATAACGTAAGGCAGTTGCTTGGTCGGTGCCTATGGGGAGTTGTTTAGTCAAATATGATCCAAAATCTTCGATCATTGAGCTGTTCTGGATATTCTGGATGCCTTTTTCGCTGAAATAGACATCGATGTGAATGTTGGTTGCGGGGTCACTTAATAGTATTTCTTTGGCGTCATTTAACAGTGGAATCTCTAGAGCTTCTGTTAGTTCGAAAAAGTCGGTGGCATTGGGGCTGTCAACGGTCACATGGCAATATGATTTATTTAAAGACTTATTGGGATTATCCAGCGACATCCACTCCCACATGATGCTCATTTTGGAGAACCATTTGGAAAAGTGTTCTCTTAGTGAAGTTGATTTTTGATAATGATTATCGCTGAGATAGGATTCTTTGGCACTTTCCATTTTATGAAAAAAAGTGACGTTTGAATCTCCAATACCGCCTGCTGCATTGAAATCGTAAGATGTTTCGGTTTCTTCACTGACTTGCTTTCGGGCGATTTTATCCGCTCGCTCGGTAGAGAATTTCAGAAAAATATCGTCATATGCTTGTGCTTCTTCGGCTTTGGATAGGTCAAAGACATACTGCTTAATATGATTTTGTTGATTGGTCCGCTTGGCGGCAGCCACAGCGTGTGCGCTTGCGATCCAGCTGAAAAACCGGTCCAGGCCTACGACGTGTGTTATCGTTTGAAAAATACAAAAGCTAAGTCTTCTCTCGTTTCGATATTCGTAACCTAAACCGCCTTCGTTGCCGCTGGAAGTTGTCAACTTGACCATGATTTTATTGGGACTGAGTAACTTCTGTGCGAAAATAGAGGCGCATCTCGTTTTGGAGGCTTGGACCCCGGCAGGCAGCTCGAGTGAAAACTTTGCGCGTGCCTCTTCGGACAAT
This sequence is a window from Myxococcota bacterium. Protein-coding genes within it:
- the ttcA gene encoding tRNA 2-thiocytidine(32) synthetase TtcA, which gives rise to MKAPHLEHWQGFAISDYQHDRARKLMRSMVRTICDYDLVKEGDHIMVAVSGGKDSYTLADFLWQAKKKAPFEFNMTVVHLDQMQPGYDGAPLREWLERSGIPFEIVQKDTYSIVVDKTKEGGTYCSLCSRLRRGILYTAAERLGCNKIALGHHRDDALETLLLNLFYAGKLQAMPASYVTDDGRFEVIRPLIECAENDIAWHAKRSEYPILPCNLCGAQEGLKREAMSELLSQLDKQIPDVRSVMLSAIKNVQPSHLLDRTIKGTPRVKKGLPVVE